The nucleotide sequence TCAGCATCGCTTCCGTCTGGGCCAGCACTTGGCGCACCAGCGGTTGCAGCTCCAGCGCCCGTTCGGTGGGGTTCATGCCATTGGAGGTGCGGATCAGGAGCGGGTCACCGAACAGTTCGCGCAGGCGCTTGAGGCCATTACTCATGGCTGGCTGGGAGATGCCGAGCTGGTCGGCGGCACGGGTGACGTTCAATTCGCGCAGCAGGACATCCAGGTACTTAAGCAGGTTGAGATCAACGCGACCTATGTTCATGATGGGGCTCTCTGGAAGGGCTTGCTGGCAGGGCTTCCCGCCCGTCATTCGTTCTGTGAATGAAAATGCCACGATTATAATCAGGGCGAATTATGTCACTTGCCCCGGCGCAGGTCACTTGACCCTCAGGCCGCGTCAGCCGGTGGAATCCACCCTAGAGCTTGGCCCCGGAGACGCCGCCAGAATGCGCTGCGGTCACACCATGATGTTAATCAGTACTGAGGCACACTCCCGTTTGCGGTGTAGTATCATCGGGTTGGCACGCAGCACAGACTGCTATCATTATGATATTTAAGTGTTTTTGTCGGGAGGATGGAGTGTGATGGACAACAGAAAGGCATCCGTACAAACAAGACAGGAAGTGGAAAAATTCGTGGTACGCCTGCCGAAAGGCATTCGCGGCATGATCTCGGAAATTTCCCGTATCAACCATCGCAGCATGAATTCTGAAATCGTTGCGCGACTGGAAGAAAGTCTGGGTCTGTCGGCGCCAGTGGATGGCGTCAGCGAAGCCGCACCGGAGTTGTACGCCGTCAACGGCGATCATCCGCGTCCGGACATGCAACTGACCGACGAACAGACTGCCGCCCAGCAGGAAGAGCGTCTGCTCGAGCGCTTCCGTCGCCTTTCCGGCGACCGTCGTCGCGCATTGCTGGAACTGCTGCGCTGATCCAGCGGGCAACCGCCTCAGTGC is from Isoalcanivorax pacificus W11-5 and encodes:
- a CDS encoding Arc family DNA-binding protein, whose translation is MDNRKASVQTRQEVEKFVVRLPKGIRGMISEISRINHRSMNSEIVARLEESLGLSAPVDGVSEAAPELYAVNGDHPRPDMQLTDEQTAAQQEERLLERFRRLSGDRRRALLELLR